The sequence GGTGCCAACCTTTTCTTTCACTTTCCGGGAGTCCCTATCCTTCAAGTAGCTTCAGAAGGTCCTTCTTTGCCACTTTTCCCCGCTGATTCCTTGGTAGTGTCTTTATGAAGATAATCTTCTTAGGCGCCTTGAAATCGGGAAGCGTCGTTTTGCAGTGGGCAATGAGTTCTTCTTCCGAGATCTCGAACCCATCCTTCTTCGCAGCAAAGCATACCACTTCCTCTCCGTAGATTTTGTCGGGCGCTCCAACTGTTGCCGCTTCGGCCACCGCGGGGTGCTCCAGCAGACGCGAAGTGATCTCCATGGGGGATATGTTGATGCCTCCACGAATGATCAGGTCCTTCTTTCGTCCCGTGATATGGACGTAGCCTTCCTCATCCATGTACCCGAGATCTCCCGTGGCAAAGCCTTCCTTGGAGAATACGTCCGTACTGCCGTCTCCCTTGAGATAGCACGAACCCATTGCTCTTCCCTTTACGACCATCTCGCCCACTTCGCCAGGCTTGCACCTGTCTCCGTCTTCATTGAGAAAAAAGACTTCCTTGTGCTTCAGGGGAAGGCCTACCGAGCCCATCTTTCTTTTTGCCGGAGGATTCCCCACCATCCATCCCGCCTCGCTCATGCCCATTGCCTGATTGATCGGGATCCCGTACATTTCTTCGAATTTGAGATGTGTTTCCACAGGGAGCGGGGCCGAGCTCGACGTCATGAACCGCAGATTCGGTATGTCGCCCCTGGTGAGAGGAACCGGCTCATTGACCAGCATGCTGAAGACTGCGGGTACGCCTGATGAGACCGTGATGTCGTGCTTCTTCACCCAGTCCGGGAATCTGCTCCGGGAGAACTTCTTTGCAAGAAAGAGGGTATTGCCTCTCATCATGCTCGTGAGAATCGTGAGAAGCGTGGAAGAAAGCCAGTTGTACGCCCTGTACTCCAGGACCCTGTCCTTTTCCGTAATGCCCATTCGTTCCGATATTTCGTCGACCATACAGAACAAAGCATCTCTGGATATGAGAATCCCCTTCGGCAGCTCGGTCGTGCCTGAGGTATATACGATCAAGCCCGCATCGCGTGCGTCTCCGAGATGGCCGTCAAATGTTGCGGGCTGGTCTCTCAGAAGCTCCCAGAGCTCTCCTTCGGCGGCCTCATTTCCGAAAAATTCCGAGAAAGAGATCCACTGGGCGGAAGGTCTCTTTCCCTTGTCAAGGTGCAAGTCGCTGTCGTACAGGATGAGGGATGTTTGGGCGAGATTCACGATCCGGTAGATGTTCTCTTCGCTTTCCTCGGCGAAAATCGGATTGAGAATGCTGCCGTACTTCAGCGTACCGAAATAGATGATCATACTCTCTATGGAGTTCTTTCCTATGAGCGTTACCTTATCGCTCGGCGTAAGCCCTCTGGCTTTCAGGAAATTCGCCACCCTGTTGCACCATTCGTTCATCTCGCGGAAGGTGATGCGTTTACCCTGGTCTAAACTTTCAATAAATACCTTGTCCGGCTGGGATTTAGCGTAATCTTCGATCAAGGTGTGCCAACTGACATAAGCGTTCTCTTGCTGTTGTTCCTGCTGCTGTTGCACAGCCATGTGCGCCCCCCCTTTTAAAACTCTTGATCCTTATTCACAAAACTTCTTTATTTCTAGATCATTCTTCCAAAAACGCTTGCCTCCTTATCAAATTGGGGTAACCGTAGATTGCGAGAGCGTTGGGCGTAAAGTACCGGTCTCGTGAAGAATTCATAGGATTTGGCGATTCGTCGAGCCGTTTTTTTCGGAATCCCAAGTTTGCAAAAGAAGCAAAAGACATGGAGGGCATTAAAGTAGTGTTGGAATCTCTTCACTGTTCATCCCCTCCATGATGCTCATTATTCTGACGTCCTGCTGGATGTTTCTCATAAAGGTTTGACAGTATCTTGAGTTAAGTGCTCCAATAGATACCGTCCGTCGTTCCTGATGGTTTGGCGTGGATCCCCTGGAGCTCTTTTCTTAAAAACCCGTTCTTGCAAAGAGCTTGGCATACTCCCCTTGCGTAGCCTTGCCCTTCGCAATTTGATCCTCACTGAACCACTTCTTCAGGTCGACCAGCTCGACCGGGTATTTTGCCTTCTCAAAGGCATCCACGTATCGGTACGGCACGGTGGCGTCGAGCGCAATGGCGCCGGAGAACTTGATGTTGGTCTGGGTCCAGTCTTTTTCTCCCGCCGAGCTTCTCTCTGCCGGCTGGAAGGTTTGGCCGGCCCCTCCCGGGGACACGATCATAATATCATCTTTCGCATCCACCCGGGTCGCAATGGCCCACATGACGTCATCCATGCTGTAGATATCAATGTCCGGATCCACCGCGATAGCCAGGCGCGCGCCGATGGAGCAGGAGAGAGCTGTGGAGAGGATGTTCTTCACAAACCCCTCATCCCGCTGCCTGCGCTTCTTCACCTGGAAGATCACGCCGCCCCAATCGGGAATTGCCATCGGGATGTTGGTATCCACGGTGAGTCCCGGGCAGACCCGTTCTGCAAGCTCGAAGAAGGAGGCTGTTCTCACCATGGTGTCGATGTTGTGGTCGTCATAGCTGTGGACGCACAGGGGATAATAAATGGGTTTGTCCTTCCGGTGGGTCACTGCTGTCACCTGGAACTTGTAAGTCCTGTAGGCCTTGCCCATGTATCCCGACCATTCCGGATGGAACGGGTATACGCCCTGCCGTTGGTCACGCTCCGCGAGATCGCTCTCCCACACCTTCTGGGTTGTGTCGAGGTAGCCCTCGATCACGTATTCCGCCTGGGCGATGGAATAGGCGTCGATGGTCCTCGCCTTGACGATGTCTACCGGGAAACCCTGCACCCGACCG is a genomic window of Pelotomaculum isophthalicicum JI containing:
- a CDS encoding class I adenylate-forming enzyme family protein, with product MAVQQQQEQQQENAYVSWHTLIEDYAKSQPDKVFIESLDQGKRITFREMNEWCNRVANFLKARGLTPSDKVTLIGKNSIESMIIYFGTLKYGSILNPIFAEESEENIYRIVNLAQTSLILYDSDLHLDKGKRPSAQWISFSEFFGNEAAEGELWELLRDQPATFDGHLGDARDAGLIVYTSGTTELPKGILISRDALFCMVDEISERMGITEKDRVLEYRAYNWLSSTLLTILTSMMRGNTLFLAKKFSRSRFPDWVKKHDITVSSGVPAVFSMLVNEPVPLTRGDIPNLRFMTSSSAPLPVETHLKFEEMYGIPINQAMGMSEAGWMVGNPPAKRKMGSVGLPLKHKEVFFLNEDGDRCKPGEVGEMVVKGRAMGSCYLKGDGSTDVFSKEGFATGDLGYMDEEGYVHITGRKKDLIIRGGINISPMEITSRLLEHPAVAEAATVGAPDKIYGEEVVCFAAKKDGFEISEEELIAHCKTTLPDFKAPKKIIFIKTLPRNQRGKVAKKDLLKLLEG
- a CDS encoding UbiD family decarboxylase, which encodes MSNHYLASLRTTIDHLRSTNRLLETDVEVNPELEMTGIQKHFDGGLPILFNKVKGYPNGRLFTNLYGDGNLIADIYDAGDERTFKWRILEGIRNPLPPREVKDAPCQEVVVDKNIDVWPIIPMIKHTPSDPGRTLGGGNTLATGKWFWGGTHISYNRMFFRGPDFSTFQISPGSHTDMIASKFYRKELIPLTINMGVPPACTLMAGAGFVYTILPPGCDELGIAGRVQGFPVDIVKARTIDAYSIAQAEYVIEGYLDTTQKVWESDLAERDQRQGVYPFHPEWSGYMGKAYRTYKFQVTAVTHRKDKPIYYPLCVHSYDDHNIDTMVRTASFFELAERVCPGLTVDTNIPMAIPDWGGVIFQVKKRRQRDEGFVKNILSTALSCSIGARLAIAVDPDIDIYSMDDVMWAIATRVDAKDDIMIVSPGGAGQTFQPAERSSAGEKDWTQTNIKFSGAIALDATVPYRYVDAFEKAKYPVELVDLKKWFSEDQIAKGKATQGEYAKLFARTGF